One genomic segment of Longimicrobiaceae bacterium includes these proteins:
- a CDS encoding biosynthetic peptidoglycan transglycosylase, with protein MDLRTHGRRASAGGLGWLQVVRSLREVPELAQRNPASTGYTRYRAAQAGRESDPGLTGWVALGEISPYLVCAVLGAEDPTFFLHRGFWWARMRVAIREALRLRRGVRGVSTITQQLARNLYLHPDRSMRRKVQEALITRGLERVLTKERILELYLNVVEWGEGTWGIGMAAMEHFSRPAAELDAFQSVVLASMLPAPRQPLRDQNANRALAAQRRLLIALYGSGIMSRDEGCQVHARILGLEREIAEGVPARDVLLRLGELSIEPTLQERPEVTIQGVVAAYRDISGRRRGLARLMRNSPQGWRTPEVPLWWTGEPEQEPARPGNVSIGA; from the coding sequence ATGGATCTCCGTACCCATGGGCGTCGCGCGAGTGCCGGGGGCCTGGGATGGCTGCAGGTCGTACGGTCTCTGAGGGAGGTTCCCGAGCTGGCCCAGCGAAACCCCGCATCGACCGGCTACACCCGCTACAGGGCGGCACAGGCGGGGCGGGAGTCGGACCCCGGGCTCACCGGGTGGGTGGCGCTCGGGGAGATCTCTCCCTACCTGGTGTGTGCCGTGCTCGGGGCGGAGGACCCTACGTTCTTCCTGCACCGGGGATTCTGGTGGGCCCGCATGCGGGTCGCCATCCGGGAGGCGCTCAGGCTGCGGAGGGGGGTACGCGGGGTGAGCACGATCACCCAGCAGCTGGCCCGGAACCTCTACCTGCACCCGGACCGGTCCATGCGGCGGAAAGTCCAGGAAGCGCTCATCACGCGAGGCCTGGAACGGGTGCTCACGAAGGAGCGGATCCTGGAGCTGTACCTGAACGTCGTCGAATGGGGCGAGGGTACGTGGGGGATCGGGATGGCCGCCATGGAGCACTTCTCCCGACCCGCCGCGGAACTGGATGCGTTCCAGTCCGTCGTGCTGGCGAGCATGCTGCCGGCGCCCAGGCAGCCCCTCCGCGACCAGAACGCGAACCGGGCCCTGGCGGCGCAGAGACGGCTCCTGATCGCGCTCTACGGGTCCGGGATCATGAGCCGGGACGAAGGGTGTCAGGTCCACGCCAGGATTCTCGGCCTGGAACGCGAGATCGCGGAGGGGGTCCCCGCCCGGGACGTGCTCCTGCGGCTGGGCGAGCTGTCCATCGAGCCCACCCTGCAGGAACGCCCCGAGGTCACCATCCAGGGGGTGGTGGCGGCGTATCGCGACATCTCCGGCCGTCGGCGCGGCCTCGCGCGCCTGATGCGGAATTCGCCACAGGGATGGCGTACGCCGGAGGTGCCGCTGTGGTGGACCGGCGAGCCGGAGCAGGAGCCGGCACGACCCGGAAACGTATCGATCGGGGCGTGA